A DNA window from Shewanella baltica contains the following coding sequences:
- a CDS encoding NAD-glutamate dehydrogenase → MALKDAMPSVLLENVVSLIHAKVPNSQAKQVEQFATCLYAHMSKDDLNARNDSDLYGAVLSLWNALNKTPKGNTHLRVFNPSQAKHGWQSTHSIIEVIQPDMPFLVDSVGMALNRMGITAHMMLHTPLAIERSDSGVTNVTYLNQSPESTEHVAVFLIEIDRQSSTVDIKALEREIQSVLADVASSVNDWEAMSAKLGEMIKELPKRPFPGDKQELEEAINFLTYLNNHHFTLLGYRQYDLNRVEGDVELVPNIASSLGLMNKHTKAQPEQGLLLSSFSDSARKEALDHSLLILTKSSAKSRVHRPAYVDYIGIKRFDKKGNVVGEDRFIGLYASNLYNRSPREIPLLNEKVQRVLDRSGLTPRSHDYKALLNILENLPRDELIQANVDDLSHMAHGVLEMQDRDKLKLFVRKDGFGRFLSCLVYVSKDRYNTKLRQDTQRILAQHFNSKEDVEFTTYFSESTLARTHYIVKVDNNNMDVDVAAIENNLIEAARSWEDKLSTALNSALGEEAGTHLTKRYFNAFEQSYKEDVLPSSAVVDMQQLEALDDEHKLGMLFYQPQEAALNDNKVRLKLFHKDEPIHLSDVLPMLENFGLRVINERPYEVTTSDGSTFWILDFLMTVKVVNTDNIADSQDRFQTALSQVWQKKLEDDGFNRIILASGLTGREVSVLRAYAKYMRQIDATFSQSYIEETFGRYPQIADLLVKMFIRKFNPKLKTRTLGKFMEQINLRLDEVSSLDDDRIIRRYLDLINATLRTNFYQQDAKGESKSYISFKFMPSLIPEMPRPLPKFEIFVYSPRVEGVHLRYGKVARGGLRWSDRREDFRTEVLGLVKAQQVKNTVIVPVGAKGGFVCKQLPTEGGREAFFTEGQECYRIFIRALLDITDNILNGEIVHPLDVVRHDEDDPYLVVAADKGTATFSDIANSISLEYNFWLGDAFASGGSNGYDHKKMGITAKGGWESVKRHFREVGIDCQTTDFTCLGIGDMAGDVFGNGMLLSKHTKLVAAFNHMHIFIDPNPDTALSYDERARLFALPRSSWEDYNSKLISKGGGIFLRSSKSIPLSAEIKQMLATEKTSMTPTELMKELLKMPVDLIWNGGIGTYVKSARETHAEVGDRANDALRVNGGELRAKIVGEGGNLGCTQLGRIEYASNGGRINTDFVDNVGGVDCSDNEVNIKILLNAMVTEGELTLKQRNRLLEEMTEEVGHIVLQDCKDQTRTISVTQVRGAEQLKEQIRFIQYLEKEGKLDRALEFLPSDDELAERLASGRALTRPELSVLVAYAKMVLKEQLVTPEITEDTLLSQLLIAYFPKKLQEKYSDKMATHPLRGEIIATSLANELVNDMGLNFVQRMQDETGASVADAAICYTMAREVFGLAELTKSITDLNGIVPAVVQGEMLHQLRRNMRRASRWFLRHRNRTGSIEQTVAFFKPVFEQIKDNVHLYLVEEEAKGIQSEINALVKENVPQAVATIVANMSTLFSALDIAQIAQTEDKTVALVAETYFKLGARVELHWFLEQISAQPVANHWQALARAAFREELDWQQRALSSVVLRTCSATCDAESVISQWIEINQGLLERWFHMLADFKTSQSHEFAKFSVALRELNLLILHCEGQK, encoded by the coding sequence ATGGCCTTGAAAGATGCAATGCCTTCAGTACTACTTGAAAATGTAGTCAGTTTAATTCACGCTAAAGTCCCTAATTCACAAGCCAAGCAAGTTGAACAGTTCGCCACCTGCCTTTATGCCCACATGTCGAAAGACGATCTCAATGCGCGTAATGACAGTGATTTATACGGTGCGGTTCTCAGTTTATGGAACGCCCTGAACAAAACGCCAAAAGGTAACACTCACCTACGAGTGTTCAACCCTAGCCAGGCCAAACACGGCTGGCAATCTACCCACTCGATCATTGAAGTTATCCAACCTGACATGCCATTCTTGGTAGATTCAGTTGGTATGGCATTGAATCGTATGGGTATTACTGCTCACATGATGTTACACACTCCGCTGGCCATTGAGCGTTCAGATAGCGGTGTGACCAATGTCACTTATCTTAATCAGAGCCCAGAAAGCACTGAACATGTCGCCGTATTCTTGATTGAAATTGACCGTCAAAGCAGCACAGTCGATATCAAAGCATTAGAGCGCGAAATTCAGTCTGTGCTTGCCGATGTTGCTTCATCAGTCAATGACTGGGAAGCCATGTCTGCCAAGTTGGGTGAGATGATCAAGGAATTGCCAAAACGTCCGTTCCCGGGCGATAAGCAAGAGTTAGAAGAAGCGATTAACTTCCTGACTTACTTGAATAATCATCACTTTACGCTTTTAGGTTACCGCCAATACGATTTGAATCGTGTCGAAGGTGACGTTGAGCTAGTGCCTAATATAGCCTCTAGTTTAGGTTTGATGAACAAGCACACTAAAGCGCAACCTGAACAAGGTTTGTTGCTATCTAGCTTCTCCGATAGCGCCCGCAAAGAAGCCTTAGACCACAGCTTGTTGATCCTCACTAAGAGCAGTGCCAAGAGCCGCGTACATCGCCCAGCTTATGTCGATTATATCGGCATCAAGCGTTTCGATAAGAAAGGCAATGTGGTTGGTGAAGATAGATTTATCGGTTTATATGCGTCAAACCTGTATAACCGCAGCCCACGTGAAATCCCACTGCTGAACGAAAAAGTGCAGCGTGTGTTAGATCGTTCAGGCTTAACCCCACGTTCACACGACTATAAAGCCCTGCTAAACATTCTTGAGAATTTACCTCGTGACGAGCTAATTCAAGCCAATGTTGATGATTTATCGCACATGGCCCATGGCGTGTTAGAAATGCAAGACAGAGACAAGCTGAAACTCTTTGTGCGCAAAGATGGCTTTGGCCGTTTCTTATCCTGTTTAGTGTACGTTTCTAAGGATCGTTACAACACTAAACTCCGCCAAGATACTCAACGTATTCTGGCCCAGCATTTTAACAGCAAAGAAGATGTAGAGTTTACGACTTATTTCTCCGAGTCGACGCTAGCCCGCACTCACTACATAGTCAAAGTTGATAACAATAATATGGATGTAGATGTGGCTGCCATAGAGAACAACTTAATAGAAGCGGCACGTTCGTGGGAAGATAAGTTAAGCACTGCGCTTAACAGTGCACTCGGTGAAGAAGCCGGCACTCATCTGACAAAGCGTTATTTCAATGCGTTTGAGCAAAGCTATAAAGAAGATGTATTGCCAAGCTCTGCCGTCGTTGACATGCAACAGCTCGAAGCACTGGATGACGAACACAAGCTCGGCATGTTGTTCTATCAACCGCAAGAAGCGGCGCTGAACGACAATAAAGTGCGTTTAAAGCTATTCCATAAAGATGAGCCAATTCATCTTTCTGACGTGCTGCCAATGCTGGAAAACTTTGGTCTGCGCGTGATCAACGAGCGTCCATATGAAGTCACGACCTCAGACGGTTCTACCTTCTGGATCTTAGACTTCTTGATGACAGTTAAAGTCGTCAACACCGACAACATCGCCGATAGCCAAGACAGATTCCAAACTGCACTGTCACAAGTGTGGCAAAAGAAGTTAGAAGATGACGGTTTCAACCGCATTATTCTGGCGTCAGGCTTAACGGGCCGTGAAGTCTCGGTACTGCGCGCGTATGCCAAATACATGCGTCAAATCGATGCGACGTTCAGTCAGTCTTATATCGAAGAAACCTTCGGTCGTTACCCACAAATCGCTGATTTGTTGGTGAAGATGTTCATCCGTAAATTTAACCCTAAACTGAAAACCCGTACTCTGGGCAAGTTTATGGAACAGATCAATTTACGTTTAGACGAAGTGTCTAGCCTAGATGATGACCGTATTATTCGTCGTTATTTAGACTTGATTAACGCCACTTTGCGTACCAACTTCTACCAACAGGATGCTAAAGGCGAATCTAAGAGTTATATCTCGTTTAAATTCATGCCTTCACTGATCCCTGAAATGCCACGTCCACTGCCGAAATTCGAGATCTTCGTTTATTCGCCACGGGTTGAAGGTGTGCATTTACGTTACGGTAAAGTGGCCCGTGGTGGTCTGCGTTGGTCAGATCGTCGTGAAGACTTCCGTACCGAAGTATTAGGTCTGGTAAAAGCACAGCAAGTGAAAAACACTGTGATCGTGCCTGTGGGTGCTAAAGGTGGCTTTGTTTGTAAACAATTGCCAACCGAAGGCGGCCGTGAAGCATTCTTCACCGAAGGTCAAGAATGCTACCGCATCTTTATCCGTGCTTTGCTCGATATTACCGATAACATTTTGAACGGTGAAATCGTCCACCCATTGGATGTGGTTCGTCACGATGAAGATGACCCATATTTAGTGGTAGCAGCCGATAAAGGCACAGCGACATTCTCTGATATCGCGAACTCGATTTCTCTTGAATACAACTTCTGGCTCGGTGATGCATTCGCATCGGGTGGCAGTAACGGTTATGACCATAAGAAAATGGGTATCACGGCCAAAGGCGGCTGGGAATCTGTTAAGCGTCATTTCCGCGAAGTCGGTATTGATTGCCAAACCACAGACTTTACCTGTTTAGGTATAGGTGACATGGCGGGCGACGTATTCGGTAACGGTATGTTGTTGTCTAAGCACACTAAACTGGTTGCAGCCTTTAACCACATGCATATCTTTATCGATCCAAATCCGGATACGGCATTAAGTTATGATGAACGGGCGCGTTTATTCGCTCTGCCACGTTCAAGCTGGGAAGATTACAACAGCAAGTTGATTTCTAAAGGTGGCGGTATTTTCCTACGTTCATCTAAATCCATTCCATTATCGGCAGAAATTAAGCAAATGTTGGCCACAGAGAAAACCTCTATGACCCCAACTGAGCTGATGAAAGAACTGCTGAAAATGCCAGTTGATTTGATCTGGAACGGCGGTATCGGTACCTATGTGAAATCTGCACGCGAAACCCATGCTGAAGTCGGCGATCGCGCCAACGATGCATTGCGTGTCAACGGTGGCGAACTGCGCGCTAAGATAGTCGGCGAGGGCGGTAACTTAGGTTGTACTCAGTTAGGTCGAATCGAATATGCATCTAACGGCGGCCGTATCAACACTGACTTCGTGGATAACGTTGGTGGTGTGGACTGTTCAGATAACGAAGTGAACATCAAGATTTTGCTGAACGCTATGGTAACTGAAGGTGAACTGACGTTGAAACAACGTAACCGTTTACTGGAAGAAATGACTGAAGAAGTCGGCCACATCGTACTGCAAGACTGTAAAGATCAAACGCGTACTATCTCTGTGACTCAAGTGCGTGGTGCTGAGCAGTTAAAAGAGCAGATCCGCTTTATCCAGTATCTGGAAAAAGAAGGCAAGTTAGACAGAGCCTTAGAGTTCTTACCGTCTGACGACGAATTGGCTGAGCGTTTAGCCAGTGGTCGTGCGTTAACACGTCCTGAGCTATCAGTACTGGTTGCCTATGCGAAGATGGTGCTGAAAGAGCAATTAGTGACCCCAGAAATCACTGAAGATACGCTGTTAAGCCAATTGCTTATCGCCTATTTCCCGAAAAAACTTCAGGAAAAATACAGCGACAAAATGGCAACCCATCCACTGCGTGGCGAAATCATTGCGACCTCACTCGCCAATGAACTCGTTAACGACATGGGTTTGAATTTTGTTCAACGTATGCAAGATGAGACTGGTGCCTCAGTTGCTGACGCGGCAATTTGCTACACTATGGCCCGCGAAGTATTTGGTTTAGCTGAATTAACTAAATCGATCACTGACTTAAACGGCATAGTTCCTGCTGTGGTTCAAGGTGAAATGCTGCATCAGTTACGCCGCAATATGCGTCGTGCTAGCCGCTGGTTCCTCCGTCACCGTAACCGCACTGGTAGCATCGAACAGACAGTTGCCTTCTTCAAACCAGTATTTGAACAAATTAAAGATAACGTTCATTTATATCTGGTCGAAGAAGAAGCTAAGGGTATCCAATCTGAGATCAATGCTTTGGTCAAAGAAAACGTACCACAAGCTGTGGCAACCATTGTGGCTAACATGAGCACCTTGTTCTCTGCCTTAGACATTGCCCAAATTGCCCAAACAGAAGATAAGACAGTTGCGCTAGTGGCTGAAACTTACTTCAAACTCGGCGCCCGCGTTGAGCTGCACTGGTTCTTAGAACAGATCAGCGCTCAACCTGTGGCTAACCATTGGCAAGCACTGGCTCGTGCCGCCTTTAGGGAAGAGTTGGATTGGCAACAACGTGCATTAAGTTCAGTGGTACTAAGAACCTGCAGTGCAACCTGTGATGCCGAAAGCGTGATTTCTCAGTGGATTGAGATCAATCAAGGCTTATTGGAAAGATGGTTCCACATGCTAGCTGACTTCAAAACGTCGCAAAGCCATGAGTTTGCTAAGTTCTCTGTCGCCCTACGTGAACTTAACCTTCTGATCCTTCACTGCGAAGGCCAAAAGTAA
- the pyrD gene encoding quinone-dependent dihydroorotate dehydrogenase has product MFYKIAQKVMFQMDPERAHHLAIGSLKMTANSPLTCLYGQTIAPAPVSVMGLTFPNPVGLAAGMDKDGESIDAFHAMGFGHVEVGTVTPRPQPGNDLPRLFRLKPAKGIINRMGFNNKGVDNLVKNLIAKKTDIMVGVNIGKNKDTPVEQGKDDYLICMDKVYLHAAYIAVNISSPNTPGLRSLQYGDLLDELLSAIKTKQLELAEKHKKYVPIALKIAPDLTIEEIENIAQALIKNKFDGAIATNTTLTRDGVSGLANANESGGLSGKPLTELSTKVIKQLAICLKGQIPIIGVGGINSAEDALAKFDAGATMVQIYSGFIYQGPKLIKEIVNAYRLK; this is encoded by the coding sequence ATGTTTTATAAAATCGCACAGAAAGTCATGTTTCAGATGGATCCTGAGCGAGCTCACCATCTTGCTATAGGCAGTCTAAAAATGACCGCCAATAGCCCGCTAACGTGTCTATACGGACAAACGATTGCACCGGCTCCCGTGAGTGTTATGGGACTGACTTTTCCTAACCCAGTGGGACTCGCTGCGGGTATGGACAAGGACGGCGAATCGATTGATGCCTTTCATGCGATGGGATTTGGTCATGTTGAAGTGGGCACTGTGACCCCAAGACCACAACCCGGTAATGATTTACCCCGTCTATTTAGATTAAAGCCTGCCAAAGGCATTATTAATCGCATGGGGTTTAATAATAAAGGTGTCGATAATCTGGTCAAAAATTTGATCGCTAAAAAGACCGACATTATGGTTGGTGTTAATATTGGTAAAAATAAAGACACCCCAGTAGAACAAGGTAAAGATGATTATTTGATCTGCATGGACAAAGTTTATCTCCATGCGGCTTATATTGCGGTGAATATTTCATCACCCAATACCCCAGGATTGCGATCGCTACAATATGGCGATCTATTAGACGAATTATTGAGCGCAATTAAAACTAAGCAACTTGAACTGGCCGAAAAGCATAAAAAATACGTGCCCATCGCGCTTAAAATTGCTCCAGATTTAACCATCGAAGAAATTGAAAATATCGCGCAAGCTTTGATTAAAAACAAATTTGATGGCGCAATTGCGACTAATACTACCTTAACGCGTGATGGTGTTAGCGGTCTTGCCAACGCCAATGAAAGCGGCGGCTTAAGCGGTAAACCTCTGACAGAGCTGTCTACCAAAGTGATCAAGCAGTTAGCGATATGCTTGAAAGGGCAGATCCCGATCATCGGCGTGGGCGGCATCAATAGTGCCGAAGATGCCTTGGCTAAATTTGATGCGGGCGCCACTATGGTGCAGATTTATTCGGGTTTTATTTATCAAGGTCCGAAGTTAATTAAAGAAATTGTGAATGCATATCGCTTAAAATAA
- a CDS encoding cell division protein ZapC — protein sequence MLLMPQKDWQWKYNDSYGVLGVSLGSEIEFLTSYKAKLLIPDALSSMEFNIAHAKFYMSLLDRLPKTLSLSDAAIVQIALNATAAHFMLTPQMPKSWFFDTSDVCVYSDVGKVFELKCQKQRVLALVVENTLQSALVMLLSPECVLSGAKTMVQFETIKVMHNRLHPLRAQRHVVAA from the coding sequence ATGTTATTAATGCCACAAAAAGATTGGCAATGGAAATATAACGATTCGTATGGTGTTTTAGGCGTATCGTTAGGTTCCGAGATAGAATTTCTGACGTCTTATAAAGCAAAATTACTCATTCCAGATGCCTTATCAAGCATGGAATTTAATATTGCGCACGCCAAATTCTATATGAGCTTACTCGATAGATTACCTAAAACCCTGTCTTTGTCCGATGCTGCAATTGTTCAAATTGCCCTCAATGCTACCGCAGCCCATTTTATGCTGACACCGCAAATGCCAAAATCATGGTTTTTTGATACCAGTGATGTCTGTGTTTATAGCGATGTGGGTAAAGTCTTTGAGCTTAAATGCCAAAAGCAAAGAGTGCTCGCCCTCGTAGTTGAAAATACCCTACAGTCCGCGCTAGTGATGTTATTGTCACCTGAATGTGTCTTGTCGGGCGCTAAAACTATGGTGCAGTTTGAAACCATTAAAGTGATGCATAATCGCTTACACCCCCTACGTGCGCAGCGCCACGTGGTTGCGGCATAG
- a CDS encoding YdbL family protein, with the protein MKSIRLKTKLLLLLTLSVLSLSAFAMSLQDAKSQGYLGEQANGYLGLVQANPEAKAVMDDVNNKRRAHYETIAKKNKLSPADVAKLAGEKAIAATDKGNYVQDAKGKWIKK; encoded by the coding sequence ATGAAATCAATCCGACTAAAAACAAAGTTATTATTGCTATTAACCCTCAGCGTCTTAAGCCTAAGTGCCTTCGCTATGTCACTTCAAGACGCTAAATCACAGGGCTATTTAGGCGAACAAGCCAACGGCTACTTAGGGCTAGTGCAAGCTAATCCCGAAGCTAAAGCCGTGATGGATGACGTAAATAACAAACGTCGCGCCCACTACGAAACCATCGCCAAGAAGAACAAACTCTCCCCCGCCGACGTAGCTAAACTCGCCGGTGAAAAAGCCATAGCCGCCACAGATAAAGGCAACTATGTGCAAGATGCCAAAGGAAAATGGATTAAAAAATAA
- a CDS encoding YnbE family lipoprotein: MKIIQLQQVSLGARRALVALFALAALQGCAPTVKIEPPDKPIVINLNVKIEHEIRIKVDKELDQLLSDDKLF, encoded by the coding sequence GTGAAGATAATTCAATTACAGCAAGTTAGCCTAGGTGCCCGACGCGCGCTTGTCGCATTGTTCGCACTCGCCGCATTGCAGGGCTGTGCGCCCACAGTAAAAATAGAACCGCCGGATAAACCTATCGTGATCAATCTCAATGTGAAAATTGAACATGAGATACGGATCAAAGTAGATAAGGAATTAGACCAACTCCTGTCAGACGATAAGCTGTTCTAA
- a CDS encoding YdbH domain-containing protein, producing MPIHNKPSRSSASDSKAPQHEATETSADPHTGAAGSGTDTHVAKQSRRKFPLKKTLLATSLTGILAGVALTVWIVNTQAEKLIMQAANFALVSMDSELIDIELGKSQLEHWRITSANLRVHDSHITLNDVNIQLKLDWPQSFAELKQFSQIAYLTQKITQISTGDIEVELGQSLFLPNRNAIDEQGPALALDIKSLPLIDIGKTSLILKAHHLDTQNDLPAYRLVMDKLSLNGAGEINSEFSHEGESIAKLKATLATQQWQLVSQIALAPLLTSLHQISLRQAQDSVLSPLTELDKEWQALAIDLQGQLVSDSRITLTSGELISQHQLIDPKLTFNQLAALELAPKPELVSKPKLAFKIAGHLAELDLSLEPFTLAVSPNAAQQQRLMQLLDETLAKPLTQPPSKSAAKPASEQVPEQVASQTAGQIAKLLSGLKSTDAPVGIALTLTEALHYPLTQIQQDAQSQPLKNEPLSFKLPRIELKTLGSKLDTQIDLANVEVVKSAETLSFNTDWRLNAKQTSSLQLSELWANTPQDLSWNSSQLTTAGRLSFNRTPSSTDWQFITTPIGAATQTQQNAGDTLQFTVGELKQLSAQDNNAAKHADVSLGSITINALAPLTFRSQRNSNTSSSISSAQTSVPASDTANQFTLALPPLTLALEQLHFSQTTQTVVTETAVVETKRAETAAVETKVTEASADKSTNTSITTKTDMSAGSFSIAFQKAMSFEFKPEVEAPLDSLLIATWQNQLEWQANQLNIEKQLSSKGRSRKETVLKLDKLTLAQSLDWKNNTLFGDEHWQVGTVELQSQHKLNLATTSKPLVLTGQWVVDTSMTEALSLLNQTQPLPAELNVTGHNQLQAQFNLTQQRDQTQFAMQITQSMTELEGFYKDTTFEGGKLQAQCEFTWGQSHKKPQDKGYFSSLSKLNCPQTLMTFNLFDPGFPLTDIEVEADIALGKDAEKLPDNWIQQLTGLSDTDVSMTAKGKVLSGQFLLPEFNLKLQDKSHAYLLLQAMSLEEVLRIQPQIGVYADGIFDGVLPVDLINGKVSITGGQLAARAPGGLIAISGNPAVEQMRQSQPYLDFVFSTLEHLQYSQLSSSFDMDQAGDAKLLVEVKGRSQGVERPIHLNYSHEENMLQLFRSLQIGNDLQDRIEKSVK from the coding sequence ATGCCAATCCACAACAAGCCAAGCCGTAGCAGTGCCTCTGATAGCAAGGCACCTCAACACGAGGCAACGGAGACATCCGCAGACCCTCACACTGGTGCTGCAGGTTCTGGAACGGATACTCATGTTGCAAAACAAAGCCGCCGTAAATTCCCCCTAAAAAAGACCTTATTGGCGACCAGCTTAACGGGCATCTTGGCGGGCGTGGCGTTAACTGTGTGGATTGTGAATACTCAGGCTGAAAAACTGATTATGCAGGCGGCAAACTTTGCCCTCGTAAGCATGGACAGCGAACTGATTGACATTGAATTAGGGAAAAGTCAGTTAGAACATTGGCGCATTACTTCTGCCAATCTTAGGGTGCATGACAGCCATATCACGCTTAATGATGTGAATATCCAGCTAAAACTTGACTGGCCGCAGAGCTTTGCCGAGCTGAAACAGTTCAGCCAAATCGCTTACCTCACTCAAAAAATCACCCAAATCTCCACAGGTGATATTGAAGTCGAGTTAGGGCAATCGCTATTTTTACCCAATCGAAATGCCATCGATGAACAAGGCCCCGCCTTGGCCTTAGATATCAAATCATTACCCCTCATCGATATCGGCAAAACCAGCCTTATTCTCAAAGCTCACCATCTCGACACCCAAAATGATTTACCCGCCTATCGTTTGGTGATGGACAAGTTGAGCCTTAACGGCGCGGGGGAAATCAACAGCGAGTTTAGCCACGAAGGTGAAAGCATCGCCAAACTCAAAGCCACACTCGCAACCCAACAGTGGCAACTGGTAAGTCAAATTGCACTCGCGCCGCTGCTTACAAGCTTGCATCAAATTAGCCTGAGGCAAGCGCAAGACAGTGTGCTGAGTCCGTTAACGGAACTTGATAAAGAGTGGCAAGCGTTAGCGATTGATTTGCAAGGTCAATTAGTGTCCGACAGCCGTATTACATTAACTTCGGGCGAACTTATCAGCCAGCACCAGTTAATTGACCCTAAGCTGACCTTTAATCAGTTGGCGGCGCTAGAACTTGCGCCAAAACCCGAGCTTGTGTCAAAACCTAAGTTAGCATTTAAGATTGCTGGGCATTTAGCCGAACTTGACCTAAGCCTTGAGCCCTTTACCTTAGCAGTGAGCCCCAATGCAGCGCAGCAACAGCGATTGATGCAGCTGCTTGATGAGACGCTGGCTAAACCTTTAACTCAGCCTCCATCCAAATCGGCAGCCAAGCCCGCTTCGGAGCAAGTGCCGGAACAAGTTGCAAGTCAAACAGCAGGTCAAATCGCTAAGCTGCTGTCAGGGCTCAAAAGCACAGATGCACCAGTGGGGATCGCGCTGACATTAACTGAAGCCCTGCATTATCCGCTGACTCAAATCCAGCAAGATGCACAGAGTCAACCGCTTAAGAATGAGCCGCTTAGCTTCAAGCTTCCCCGAATTGAGCTAAAAACCTTAGGCAGTAAACTCGATACCCAAATCGATTTGGCCAATGTTGAAGTGGTCAAGTCCGCCGAAACGCTGTCATTCAACACAGATTGGCGCCTTAACGCTAAACAAACCAGTTCACTGCAATTATCTGAATTGTGGGCGAATACGCCCCAAGATCTCAGCTGGAATAGCAGCCAGTTAACCACTGCGGGCAGATTGAGCTTTAATCGGACACCAAGCTCAACCGACTGGCAATTCATTACCACGCCTATCGGTGCTGCGACCCAAACACAGCAAAATGCCGGCGACACGCTGCAGTTCACTGTGGGCGAGCTTAAACAGCTCAGCGCTCAAGATAACAATGCGGCTAAACATGCCGATGTGAGCCTTGGCAGTATCACAATAAACGCCCTTGCGCCGCTTACCTTCAGATCGCAGCGCAACTCAAATACCAGCTCAAGTATCAGCTCAGCACAAACTTCAGTGCCCGCGTCCGATACTGCAAACCAATTCACACTGGCCTTACCGCCTTTGACCTTGGCTCTGGAGCAGCTGCATTTTTCGCAAACCACACAGACGGTTGTTACTGAAACGGCTGTTGTTGAAACAAAAAGGGCTGAAACGGCTGCTGTTGAAACGAAAGTGACAGAAGCTAGCGCTGACAAAAGCACAAACACGAGCATCACAACTAAAACTGATATGAGCGCGGGCAGTTTCTCGATTGCATTCCAAAAAGCCATGTCATTTGAGTTTAAGCCCGAGGTCGAAGCCCCACTCGACTCGCTGCTCATAGCCACTTGGCAAAATCAGCTTGAATGGCAAGCCAATCAGCTCAATATCGAAAAGCAGCTCAGCAGCAAAGGTCGCAGCCGTAAAGAAACCGTACTCAAGCTGGACAAGTTAACGCTGGCACAAAGCTTAGATTGGAAAAATAATACGCTCTTTGGTGATGAGCACTGGCAAGTGGGCACTGTTGAGCTGCAAAGCCAACACAAGCTGAACCTTGCCACTACGAGCAAACCTTTAGTGCTGACGGGTCAATGGGTTGTCGACACTAGCATGACCGAGGCATTGTCCTTGCTCAATCAAACCCAGCCCTTGCCTGCTGAGCTTAATGTCACGGGTCATAACCAATTACAGGCACAGTTTAATTTAACCCAACAGCGCGATCAGACCCAATTTGCCATGCAAATTACTCAGTCGATGACCGAACTTGAAGGTTTTTATAAGGACACCACCTTTGAGGGAGGGAAACTGCAGGCGCAATGTGAGTTTACTTGGGGCCAGTCTCATAAAAAACCGCAGGATAAAGGCTATTTTAGCAGTCTCAGTAAGCTCAATTGTCCGCAGACACTGATGACCTTTAACCTGTTTGATCCTGGCTTTCCACTGACCGATATCGAAGTGGAAGCCGATATCGCACTTGGTAAAGATGCCGAGAAACTGCCCGACAATTGGATACAGCAACTCACAGGCTTAAGTGACACAGATGTTTCCATGACCGCCAAAGGCAAAGTACTCAGCGGCCAGTTCCTGCTGCCAGAATTTAATCTGAAATTGCAGGATAAATCCCATGCGTATCTGCTGCTGCAGGCCATGAGTCTGGAAGAGGTTCTGCGCATTCAACCGCAAATTGGCGTCTATGCCGATGGCATATTCGATGGCGTATTACCCGTCGATTTAATCAACGGCAAAGTCTCGATCACAGGCGGTCAACTCGCCGCCCGCGCCCCCGGTGGCTTAATCGCCATTTCGGGTAATCCGGCGGTTGAACAAATGCGCCAATCCCAGCCATACCTAGATTTTGTCTTTTCGACGCTAGAACACTTACAATACAGTCAATTATCGAGCAGCTTTGACATGGACCAAGCCGGTGATGCTAAGCTACTCGTCGAAGTGAAAGGCCGCAGCCAAGGGGTTGAACGTCCTATTCACTTGAATTACTCTCATGAAGAGAACATGCTGCAATTATTTAGAAGTCTGCAAATTGGTAATGACTTGCAGGACAGAATCGAAAAATCAGTGAAGTAA